In Synergistetes bacterium HGW-Synergistetes-1, one genomic interval encodes:
- a CDS encoding cell division protein FtsZ — protein sequence MSATELCYPYPEESEGTSKAKTPSTQNRSEPARRESIKVIAVGGGGGNALNHIITKGIEGVDILAVNTDIRSLDMSLSHNKIVLGEKVTKGLGAGALPHIGEQAARESLSEIREYLRGSDMVYLTAGMGGGTGTGALPIIAQTAKEMGILTVAVVTKPFMFEGARRMRYAEEGIAKLRQCVDALIVVPNDRLLQICRKETPLSESFSMVDEVLRQAVQGVTDLVMRPGMVNVDFADLKAVMKHAGIAVMGVGCAKGENRIDNALREALESPLMECSMHGAKGVLMNITCGEGLGIFEVQQAAAYIEEIISEDATFVWGCAEDSDMEESVEIVIVATGFEDDHSERDGFHQESPVSPQRSVFKQEIQRPVWHEPLSTAAEEKIEKDTAPVAEVRRGPSWLEEKKGPQLEEAIPRELSEELDEPTFLRKNKTSGKPQIV from the coding sequence ATATCGGCAACAGAGCTTTGCTATCCGTATCCCGAGGAATCCGAAGGGACATCAAAGGCGAAAACTCCTTCCACACAAAATAGATCTGAACCTGCACGCAGAGAATCCATAAAGGTCATTGCTGTAGGAGGCGGCGGCGGGAACGCACTCAACCACATAATCACAAAAGGAATAGAGGGTGTTGATATCCTCGCAGTAAATACAGATATAAGAAGCTTGGACATGTCTCTCAGCCACAATAAGATCGTTCTTGGCGAGAAAGTCACGAAGGGGCTGGGAGCAGGAGCTCTGCCTCACATAGGAGAACAGGCGGCAAGAGAATCACTCTCCGAAATACGCGAGTATCTCCGAGGGTCAGACATGGTTTACCTGACTGCCGGTATGGGCGGTGGTACAGGTACAGGTGCTCTTCCGATAATAGCCCAAACCGCAAAGGAAATGGGCATACTTACAGTTGCGGTAGTTACCAAACCATTTATGTTTGAGGGAGCAAGAAGGATGCGCTACGCGGAAGAAGGCATCGCCAAACTTCGACAGTGTGTAGATGCTCTGATAGTGGTGCCTAATGACAGGCTTCTTCAGATATGCCGCAAAGAGACTCCTTTAAGCGAATCCTTCTCGATGGTCGACGAAGTCCTGAGGCAGGCGGTACAGGGCGTTACGGACCTTGTTATGCGTCCGGGAATGGTCAATGTTGATTTTGCTGACCTTAAAGCTGTCATGAAGCATGCGGGCATTGCTGTAATGGGCGTAGGCTGTGCGAAGGGTGAAAACAGGATCGATAATGCACTCAGGGAGGCATTGGAAAGCCCGCTGATGGAGTGTTCAATGCATGGAGCAAAAGGAGTCCTCATGAACATAACATGCGGAGAGGGTCTTGGAATCTTCGAAGTGCAGCAGGCTGCCGCATATATTGAAGAAATCATCTCAGAAGATGCGACCTTTGTCTGGGGATGTGCTGAAGACAGCGATATGGAAGAAAGCGTTGAAATAGTGATCGTTGCTACTGGATTTGAAGACGACCATTCAGAACGCGATGGATTCCATCAGGAATCACCTGTCAGCCCGCAAAGGTCTGTTTTCAAACAGGAGATCCAAAGGCCGGTCTGGCATGAACCCCTTTCGACTGCAGCAGAAGAAAAGATAGAAAAGGATACTGCCCCTGTGGCCGAAGTCAGAAGAGGGCCGTCATGGCTTGAAGAAAAAAAGGGACCACAGCTTGAAGAAGCGATTCCCAGGGAATTATCCGAGGAATTGGACGAACCTACGTTCCTCAGAAAAAACAAGACCTCCGGCAAACCTCAGATAGTCTGA